One Primulina tabacum isolate GXHZ01 chromosome 10, ASM2559414v2, whole genome shotgun sequence DNA segment encodes these proteins:
- the LOC142505743 gene encoding serine acetyltransferase 5-like produces MPAGELLHPSPPPPLQGSAEEEAWVWNQIKAEARCDAEAEPALASYLYSTILSHSSLERSLSFHLGNKLCCSTLLSTLLYDLFLDIFSNDATLRSASVADLRAARFRDPACVSFSHCLLNYKGFLACQAHRVAHKLWSQSRKPLALALQSRISDVFAVDIHPAAKIGKGILFDHATGVVVGETAVIGNNVSILHHVTLGGTGNFGGDRHPKIGDGVLIGAGATILGNVNIGEGAKIGAGSMVLRDVPPRTTAVGNPARLVGGKEQPTKHEETPGESMDHTSFISEWSDYSI; encoded by the exons ATGCCAGCGGGAGAGCTCCTCCACCCTTCGCCGCCACCCCCGCTGCAGGGGTCGGCGGAGGAGGAGGCGTGGGTTTGGAACCAGATCAAAGCCGAGGCTCGTTGCGACGCCGAAGCCGAGCCAGCTCTAGCCAGCTACCTCTATTCCACCATTCTATCTCACTCCTCCTTGGAGCGGTCCCTCTCCTTTCACTTGGGAAACAAGCTTTGCTGCTCCACTCTTCTCTCGACTCTTCTCTATGATCTTTTCCTTGATATCTTCTCCAACGACGCTACCCTCCGCTCCGCCAGTGTCGCCGACCTACGCGCCGCCCGTTTCCGCGACCCCGCATGCGTTTCTTTCTCTCACTGCCTTCTTAATTATAAGGGATTCCTCGCTTGCCag GCTCACCGAGTGGCTCACAAGCTCTGGTCCCAATCCCGAAAGCCTTTGGCCCTCGCACTTCAATCCCGCATTTCGGACGTCTTTGCAGTTGATATCCACCCAGCTGCCAAAATCGGAAAAGGCATCCTTTTTGATCATGCAACTGGAGTGGTAGTCGGGGAGACTGCTGTGATTGGAAACAATGTATCCATTCTTCACCATGTGACGCTAGGTGGAACTGGAAATTTTGGTGGAGACAGGCATCCCAAGATTGGTGACGGGGTTCTGATTGGTGCCGGGGCAACGATATTGGGTAATGTGAATATCGGGGAGGGCGCCAAGATTGGCGCAGGATCAATGGTTTTGAGAGATGTCCCTCCAAGGACGACAGCAGTGGGAAATCCGGCGAGACTGGTGGGAGGGAAAGAGCAGCCGACAAAGCACGAGGAGACGCCTGGGGAGTCTATGGATCATACATCATTTATATCCGAATGGTCAGATTATAGTATATGA